The sequence AGTAGACCAACTTGTTCGAGGTGACCAGGGTGTGGGACAGGGTGCGTACGGGGGTGAGGGTGGGGCGGCCGTGCGGGAAGCCGTCCACGGGCAGGCCGAACCAGTTGATGCCCTCGACGACGATCAGCAGGTTCGGGTTGGCCTCGGTGAGGATGCGGTCGGCGGCCTCCTGGGCGGCCGCGTGCCAGTCATGGTTGTCGCCGAGGCCCCAGTTGGGGTCGTCGAAGAAGTCGCGGCGGACCTCGTTGTAGAGATCGGCTCCGACCACCCGCGGGTTGTCGCGGTAGCGGCGCGCGAGGAAGACCCAGTCGTCGGCCCACTGCGCGGTGGAACGACCGCTGTTCCAGCGTTCGTTGCCGTCCAGGCCGCAGCACCAACGGGTGGTGACGGTGTGGTTGTTCAGGATGACGGCGAAGCCGGCGTCGGTGAGGGCGGCGACCACGGCGTCGTAGACCTGGAGGGGCGTACGGCCGCGCAGGGTCCGATTGGCGGCGACGGCGGAGTCCGGGACGGGAGTGGTGTCGCGCAGCATCTCGTTGGAGAAGGGCAGCCGGATGCTGTTGAGCCCCAGGGACCGGAAGTCGGCGAGCAGGGCGGGCAGGGGCGCCCGGTCCAGGCCGATCGGGATGCCGTGGGCGTTCTGGCCGCTGTGGTGCGTGGCGGGATCCTCACGGTCGCCCGAGCCGTTCCAGGAGCCTTGGGCTCCGTCCCAGTTTCCGGAGCGCAGGCGGAAGCGGTCGCCCCGCGCGTCGACGATGTACCGGCCGCGGGTGGACAGCGGCGGTGTCCATGCCTCGGCGGTGCCGGGGGCGGCCGCGGGTGACGGGGCGGCGGCGCGGGCGGGCTGCGCGGAGGGCGCCGCGAGGGCGCCGGCCACCAGCAGGAGGGCGCACAGGGCCGCGCGTAAGAGGCTCTTCATCTCGCTCCTGCCGGAAAAGGCCGTCCCGGCGGGCGGCTGCCGCGGGCAGGTTACCGGCGGGTCGCTTCCGGCGGAAGTCGAACGCGGGAACGGTTTCGGCCACGGTCGGCACCCGCCGGATCCGGCCGGTCGAGGTCCGATCACGCACCGTCACCCTGGAGAAACGGCCCCGCGCGGGGCCGCGCCCCTCTACCGTGCCCTGAGGTGAACGGCACGGCACCGGAGGGCGGGGCGGATGGACGACGAGGAAGACATGCGGCTGGCGGGTATGACGCCGGAGATCTCCCGCCGCACCCTCACCCTGCTACGGGGTCTGGCGGGCCTCGAACCGCCCGAGCAGGTCCCCGAGGAGGCCATGGTCGTCGCCGACGCGGTGCTGGCCGAGCACGGCACCGACGGGCTCAGGGTGCTGGTGATGACCCTGGCGGCCTGGGCGACGGCCCAGATCGAGAACGTCGCCGAGCTGAGCGGGCGCAGCCACGAGGCCGTCCTCGACGCGATGGAGCTGGCCTGCCTGGAGGCGAACGCCGAGGACACCCCTTAGGCCGTGCCCTGTCGATCGGACCGGGCTCGAACGACAGGACCCCTTGAAGGATCCCAAGGCGCACAAGGCCTCAGGGGCCCCGTTCCCGCATCGGGCGTGGAAGAAACCGGGTCCCGTCCGGCCGCGATATGGCGGCTGTCGGCGACACTGGGAGAGCAGGAGCGTCGTGGGGGGTCGTGATCGGAGGCCGTCGTGAGCACACCTTCCCCCATCCGGATCGCCGCCGTCCTGTCCACCGAGCACCGTGGACGGCTGATGTCCCAGGCCCGTGAGGTCAATTTCCCGGAGAACGCGCGCATCTTCGACGAGGGCACCCGGGCGGATTCCTTCTGGATCGTGCGGTCCGGCACCGTGACCCTGGAGATCCCCGTCGCCGGCCGCCGGCCCGCGCCCGTGGAGAGCCTCGGCCCCGGTGAGCTGGTGGGCTGGTCCTGGTTGTTCCCGCCGTACGTGTGGCAGCTGGGCGCGGAGGCGATGACGCCGGTACGGGCGTACGAGTTCGACGCGGCGACCGTCCGGATGCTGATGGACGCCGACCCCACCTTCGGTTCCGCGATCGGGCACTGGGTCGGACGCGTCCTCGCGATGCGCCTCCAGCAGACGCGCACCCGCCTGCTGGAGATGTACGCGCCCCGCCTCAGCAGCACCGCCTAACCACGCACTCCCGCCCGCTCGGCCGCCCCGCGCCGCAGGCACAGCGCGGCCGGGACGACCGCGGCGGCCACCGCCACGGCCGCGCAGGCTCCGTACGTCGCCGCGAGGGCGTTCCACGGGATCACCAGGCCGCCGCGGGCGTGCAGGACGCCCAGCGCCGCCCGGATCCCGGCCAGGTTCAGGGCGGCGACCAGGGTCCCGGCGATCGCGCCGACGAGGACGACCAGCAGGGACTCCCCCGCCACCATGCGCAGGACCTGCCCGCGGCCGGCGCCTGCCAGCCGCAGCACCGTGAGGTCGCGGGCCCGGTCGGAGGTGGCCATGACCAGCGTGTTGGCGAGCCCGATGCCCGTGTAGAGCAGGGCGATGCCGAGGACCAGCAGCAGGCCCGCCCGGGTGGTGCGGCCGGTCCCGGGCCGGTTCTCGGACATCCACCGGTCCGCGGTGAGGACGCGGCCTCCGGCCGGCCGGGCGGCCTCGGCCAGCGCGGCGCCGACCGTCCGGGGGTCCGCGCCGGTGGCGAGGCGTACGTCGATCCGGTCCACCGTCGCGCCGGGGGCGTTGGCGGGGGTGACGTAGGCCCCGTTGCCGCCGGTGCCGATGCTCATCACGGCGGCGATCCGCAAGGCCTTGCGGGTGCCGTCGCCGAGCCATACCTCGACGGTGGATCCGACGGTGTGCCGCTCCCATTCCTCGGTGACGATGACGGAGTCGTCGTCGAGATCGGTGATCGTGCCGGCCGTGAGAGGCAGTCGGGCGGTCCGGGCCAGTGCGGCGGGGTCCACGGCGCGGGCGTCGGAGCGGATCAGCGCCGTCCCCTCCTCCCGTACGTGGACGGCGGTCGCGGCGGTGGCGGAGATCTCCGTTCCGGGTACGGCCCGGATCCGTTCGATCGTGGCCGGATCGAACCCGCCCGCGCCGGCCGTGATCACGTGGTCGGCGGTCGTCCGCCACCGGATCTCGGCGGCCTTGGCCTCGTTCAGCGTGGCGGTGGTGCCCAGCAGCGATCCGGCCAGGGCCACGGTGACCAGGACGGGGGCCACGACGGCCGCGGTACGGCGGGTGCCGGCCGACGCGTTCTCCCGGATCAACATCCCGCCGGCGCCCGGCAGCCGGGCGGGAAGCCAGGCGATCGACCGGACCAGCGGCCGCACGAGCACCGGCGACAGCAGGGCGAAGGCGACGATGAGGAGCATCGGACGGCTGATGTAGGTCTTGCGGTGGAGCAGGTCGGACGGGTCGGTGAGCAGGGCGTGGGCGAGGGTGCCGAGGCCCGCCGCGAGCAGTCCGGCGCCGACGATCCAGCGCCCCGGGGTCATGGTCCGCGTCTCGAACGCGGCTTCGCGCAGCGCCTCGGCGGGGGCGACCCTGCCCGCCCGCCAGGAGGCGGCGACGGCCCCCGCGAGGGCGACGAGCAGGCCGGCCCAGAAGGCGGCGTGGAAGGGCCAGGTGGCGTCGCCGAGGGTGAACCAGCGGGGCGCGAGGCCCGCGTCCACCAGGTACGAGACGAACACGGGCGCGCCGTACGCCCCGAGCAGGCAGCCCACCGCGGAGGCGGCCACGCCGAGCAGCAGCGCCTCGGCGATCACCGTGCGGCGGATCTGGCCCGGGGTGGCGCCGACCGTACGCAACAGGGCGAATTCCTCGCGGCGTCGGGCGACGGCGAAGGCGAAGGTCGAGGCGACGACGAACACCGAGACGAAGCCGGTGACGCCGCCCGCGGTGCCGAGTGCGGCGTTCACGGCGAGCAGGGCTTCGCTGTCGCGCTCGGGATCGGGATCGGCGTACCGGCGGTCCCGGCCGGTCAGGACCCGGACCTCCGCGTCCCGGCCCGGGAGCGCCCGTACGGCGTTTTGTACGGCCACCTCCACGGCGGTCGGGTCGGCGGCCACGACGAGCTGGTCGATGGCGGGCGAGAGGCGGGCGGCGCGGGCGTCGGACCAGAAGACGGCGTCCTCGAAGCCGCGGTCGGTGACGGTGCCGACGACGGTGAGGGGGCCGTGGTCGGTGTCGATCCGGGCGCCGGGCCGGGCCCAACCGGTCGTGACGACCTCGTCGTCGGCGTGCGGGGCGCGGCCCGCGTCGAGGGTGTACGGGGCGAAGGCGGCGACCGACCAGGGGTGGCCGACCAGGTGCTTCGGTCCGCCTTCGGCGCGGACGGGGAAGGACCGGTCCTCGGTGGTCGGGCCGAGGGCGGCCAGCAGCCGGGCGAGTTCGGGGGTGACGGGCCCGGGGTGGGCGAGCCGGGCGGTGCGTTCCCCGCCGGCGACGGGGACGCGCAGCACGTCGTCGCCCTTGACGACGACGGGGGCCTGGGCGAACCGCTCCGGGAGACGGCGCGGGGCGTCCAGGGTGGCGGCGAGCCCGAGCCCCATGGTGGTGAGGAGGCCGACGCCGAGGGCCAGGGCCACGAAGCTTCCGACGAAGGTGACCCAGCGGGTGCGGGCGGTGCGCAGGGCGAGGGTCAGCACGGCGCCGCCTCCAGCGCGGTCATGCGGGCGGCGATGTCCTGGGCGGGCGCGCCGCGGAGTTCACCGTTGTGCCGGCCGTCGGCGAGGAAGACCACGCGGTCCGCGTAGGAGGCGGCCACGGGGTCGTGGGTGACCATGACGACGGTCTGCTGTCCGGTGTCGACCATGGAGCGGAGCAGGGTGAGCACCTCGCGGCCGGTCCGCGAGTCCAGGGCGCCGGTGGGTTCGTCGCCGAAGAGCACCTCGGGGCGGGTGATGAGGGCGCGGGCCAGGGCCACGCGCTGCTGCTGCCCGCCGGACAGGTGCGCGGGGCGGTGCCGGGCCCGGTCGCCGAGTCCCACCCGGGCGAGGGCCTCGCGGACCTCGGCCTTGGCGGGGCGGCGGCCGGCCAACCGCAGCGGGAGGGCGACGTTCTGTTCGGCGGTCAGGGCGGGCAGCAGGTTGAAGGCCTGGAAGACGAAGCCGATGCGGTCGCGGCGCAGCAGGGTCAGCCGGGTCTCGCCGAGGCCGCCGAGTTCGGTGCCGCCGACGCGCACGCTGCCGGAGGTGGGCCGGTCCAGTCCGGCCGCGCACTGGAGCAGGGTGGACTTGCCGGAGCCGGAGGGGCCCATGACCGCCGTGAAGGTGCCCCGGGGCAAGCCGAGAGAAACCCGGTCGAGGGCGGTGACGGCCCGGTCGCCGGAGCCGAAGACCCGGGTGACGTCCTTGAGTTGGATCGCGTCGTTCTTCATGCCCCCAGCCAACCGTCGCCGATCGCGCGGCACAGCGGGCCCAGGCCGTGTCCCGGGGGTGGGGCCGGCCCTACCCCTGGAGGGGGTCAGGACCCCGTCCGGGCAGATCACAGCCGTGCCGCGGCAGGTTTCGGGGAGGTGTCCCGGTCGGTGTTCGGCCGATTCGGCGGCTCGCTGCCCCACAGGTCAGCCCGCTCACATGGCTGCGGTCTGCAGTCATTCGTACACGATCGGTGACGAAAAATGGGGGTGGGAGCGGGCGTTCACCGCTCACGTCGGCAAGACTGCGTCCGCTATCCGAAACGCCAACCCAAGGGAGTGTTCGAAATGCGGTCCATCGCAAAGGGTCTCGGGCTCGGTTCCGCCGCCATGGCGCTCACCGCGCTCACCGCACTGGCCTGGCCGGGTACGGCCGGGGCCGCACCGACCGGTACGGAGAGCCTGTACGCCCCGTCCGCGCTGGTGCTCAGTGTGACGACCGGACCCGATGCCGAAGCGGGCACGGTCAGGCGCGCCGTGACCCTCGTCTGTTCACCGACGCCCGGCGGTACGCACCCCCACCCGGTCGCCGCGTGCGCCGAGTTACGCGCGAACGGCTCGCAGCTCGACCCGCTCGCCGCGCCGGCCGCCGACGCCGTCTGTACCAGGGAGTGGAACCCGATGACGGTGTCGGCCGTCGGGGTGTGGCAGGGCCGCCGGCTCGACTACACCTACACCTTCGCCAACCCGTGCGGCCTGCGGAACACCTCCGGCATACTGTTCGGCTTCTGACCCCCCGTAGATCGCCTGGCCGGGCGGCGCCGTGCGACCGCCGTCCGGCCCGGCCCGCGGCGGCCTGCCGCCAGGACGACCGAATCCTCAGCCCAGTTCGAGGCTGGTCACCCCGAACAGTTCCGTCAGCGCGAGGTCAGGTGTCGGGCCGGTGTACATGCGGGCGGTCTCGAAGGCCGGTGCCAGGCCGAGGCGTTCGAAGAGCGCGCCGGCCTTCGGGTTCGCGTCCGGTACGTCCACGGACACCTCCCCGTCCGGGGCGTGCCGGGCCAGCCGCCGCACCAGGGCCGCCGCCACCGCCGGGGTGGCCGCGTAGAGGGGGCCGATCCGGTGGGCGGCGCTGGAGGGGCGGATCACGCCGAGGCCCTCGATCCGGCCGTCCCGGACGGCGGCCAGGGCCGTGCGGCCGGGCAGCCCGGTCCAGGCGGACAGGAAGGCGTCCCGCGCCGCGGGGAAGAACCGCCGGTCGTAGGCGGCGAGCCGGCCGAAGGGCAGGGTGGCCGCGTCCACGATCTCGACGGCGCGGTCGTCCTCCCCTTGCGGCACGCCTTCGTAACGGAAGTTGTTCCAAGCCGAACGAAACCCGGATTTACGGTAGTTGTCCTGCTGGTCGACGACTCCGTCCAGGCCCACGAGCCGTCCGTCGAGCCGTTCCATCCCGGCGTGCCACAGCCGGATGCCGTACCCCTGGCCGCGGACGGCGGGCCGGGCGATGTAGAAGCCGATGAAGCCGAAGCCTCCTCCGTACCGGACGGCGGAGATGCAGGCCACCGGCTCGCCGTCCAGCCGCCCCACGAGGAACCCTTCCGGGTCGGCGACCGCGAAGGCGAACCGGTCCGAGTCCCCCGGATTCCATCCCTCTTCGTCGGCCCAGTCGCGGATCAGCTTCATGTCGGCGGCGCTCGCGCCGGCGATCTCGAATCCCGTCATGCCGGTGTTGTACCAGATGGGGCCGGTGTGCGCAGGGGTGCCTGATCAGCCGTCAGGAGAGTTGCGAAAACGGCTTGATCGGCCTCTCGGTGGAGATCGCTGACCTGCCCGTCCCCTACTTCGACGACCCGCCACACCCCGTCCGCGCGCAGCGCGAGGTCGGTGGTCACGAAGGGGCAGCCCAGCGCCTCGACGGCTGCCCGGACGGGTTCGAGGGCCGGATCGAGGACCGGATCGAGAGTCGGATCGAACGGGTGCGGGACCTCGGTGACCGGACTGTCGGGGTGGGCCGTGACCAGCCGGGGCACCCCGTCCCGCCACCACACCCGTACCTCTGCGGCCGCCCCCTCCGGCGTGACGAAGTGCTCGAAGGCCCTCAGCACCACCCCGCCCGTCAGGAACTCGCCCTGCAGTGCGACGAAGCGGGCGACGACGCGACGCAGCGCGGCCGGGTCGGCGAGGTCGGGCACGTAGCAGGCCTCGTCCCACTCGTGCTTGCGGGACTTCACATAGTCCTTGACGACGGCGGCTCCCGGCGGCAGGCCGGCCGCGAGGGCCGCCAGCCCCTCCGGGTCCGGGACCGCGCCCGGCCCCGCCGGCAACCAGCCGCTGACCGGGGTCAGTCCGGCGAAGGTCTCGTACCAGCCGGGGAGTTCGTGCGCGCGCCGGTACGCCTCCGGGGTGACGACGAG comes from Streptomyces virginiae and encodes:
- a CDS encoding subtilase-type protease inhibitor, producing MRSIAKGLGLGSAAMALTALTALAWPGTAGAAPTGTESLYAPSALVLSVTTGPDAEAGTVRRAVTLVCSPTPGGTHPHPVAACAELRANGSQLDPLAAPAADAVCTREWNPMTVSAVGVWQGRRLDYTYTFANPCGLRNTSGILFGF
- a CDS encoding ABC transporter ATP-binding protein; translation: MKNDAIQLKDVTRVFGSGDRAVTALDRVSLGLPRGTFTAVMGPSGSGKSTLLQCAAGLDRPTSGSVRVGGTELGGLGETRLTLLRRDRIGFVFQAFNLLPALTAEQNVALPLRLAGRRPAKAEVREALARVGLGDRARHRPAHLSGGQQQRVALARALITRPEVLFGDEPTGALDSRTGREVLTLLRSMVDTGQQTVVMVTHDPVAASYADRVVFLADGRHNGELRGAPAQDIAARMTALEAAPC
- a CDS encoding Crp/Fnr family transcriptional regulator yields the protein MSTPSPIRIAAVLSTEHRGRLMSQAREVNFPENARIFDEGTRADSFWIVRSGTVTLEIPVAGRRPAPVESLGPGELVGWSWLFPPYVWQLGAEAMTPVRAYEFDAATVRMLMDADPTFGSAIGHWVGRVLAMRLQQTRTRLLEMYAPRLSSTA
- a CDS encoding ATP-grasp domain-containing protein, which codes for MATTTATTTVLYCHDPLNERRADAHFAAEARQLRAVGGASLLIDHDALLAGDAERAVARVPEGAGALWYRGWMIPAGPYAALDAALRLRGGELVVTPEAYRRAHELPGWYETFAGLTPVSGWLPAGPGAVPDPEGLAALAAGLPPGAAVVKDYVKSRKHEWDEACYVPDLADPAALRRVVARFVALQGEFLTGGVVLRAFEHFVTPEGAAAEVRVWWRDGVPRLVTAHPDSPVTEVPHPFDPTLDPVLDPALEPVRAAVEALGCPFVTTDLALRADGVWRVVEVGDGQVSDLHREADQAVFATLLTADQAPLRTPAPSGTTPA
- a CDS encoding GNAT family N-acetyltransferase — its product is MTGFEIAGASAADMKLIRDWADEEGWNPGDSDRFAFAVADPEGFLVGRLDGEPVACISAVRYGGGFGFIGFYIARPAVRGQGYGIRLWHAGMERLDGRLVGLDGVVDQQDNYRKSGFRSAWNNFRYEGVPQGEDDRAVEIVDAATLPFGRLAAYDRRFFPAARDAFLSAWTGLPGRTALAAVRDGRIEGLGVIRPSSAAHRIGPLYAATPAVAAALVRRLARHAPDGEVSVDVPDANPKAGALFERLGLAPAFETARMYTGPTPDLALTELFGVTSLELG
- a CDS encoding FtsX-like permease family protein; translated protein: MLTLALRTARTRWVTFVGSFVALALGVGLLTTMGLGLAATLDAPRRLPERFAQAPVVVKGDDVLRVPVAGGERTARLAHPGPVTPELARLLAALGPTTEDRSFPVRAEGGPKHLVGHPWSVAAFAPYTLDAGRAPHADDEVVTTGWARPGARIDTDHGPLTVVGTVTDRGFEDAVFWSDARAARLSPAIDQLVVAADPTAVEVAVQNAVRALPGRDAEVRVLTGRDRRYADPDPERDSEALLAVNAALGTAGGVTGFVSVFVVASTFAFAVARRREEFALLRTVGATPGQIRRTVIAEALLLGVAASAVGCLLGAYGAPVFVSYLVDAGLAPRWFTLGDATWPFHAAFWAGLLVALAGAVAASWRAGRVAPAEALREAAFETRTMTPGRWIVGAGLLAAGLGTLAHALLTDPSDLLHRKTYISRPMLLIVAFALLSPVLVRPLVRSIAWLPARLPGAGGMLIRENASAGTRRTAAVVAPVLVTVALAGSLLGTTATLNEAKAAEIRWRTTADHVITAGAGGFDPATIERIRAVPGTEISATAATAVHVREEGTALIRSDARAVDPAALARTARLPLTAGTITDLDDDSVIVTEEWERHTVGSTVEVWLGDGTRKALRIAAVMSIGTGGNGAYVTPANAPGATVDRIDVRLATGADPRTVGAALAEAARPAGGRVLTADRWMSENRPGTGRTTRAGLLLVLGIALLYTGIGLANTLVMATSDRARDLTVLRLAGAGRGQVLRMVAGESLLVVLVGAIAGTLVAALNLAGIRAALGVLHARGGLVIPWNALAATYGACAAVAVAAAVVPAALCLRRGAAERAGVRG